The Streptomyces sp. HUAS CB01 genome has a segment encoding these proteins:
- a CDS encoding LacI family DNA-binding transcriptional regulator — MPDRSSGPRPTLEAVAARAGVSRATVSRVVNGGAGVRALLADRVREAVAELGYVPNQAARSLVTRRSGAVAVIIAEPEFRVFSDPFFERQVRGISRELVVHDSQLVLLWVEGPDDHDRIARYLGGGHVDGALAFSLHESDELPSVVRGSGVPAVFGGRPGGPGAGSEHAVPYVDCDNRGGARAAVRHLVGLGRTRIAHIAGPQDQTSALDRLHGYRDVLADAGPGLTVQGDFTAHSGEQAMARLLDGPGPAPDAVFASNDLMASGALRLLRERGLRVPDDIAVVGFDDMASVAERTDPALTTVRQDIEGNGRLMVRLLMELLDGREAESAPPASVITPTTLVRRASA, encoded by the coding sequence GTGCCCGATCGGAGCAGTGGGCCCAGACCCACTCTGGAAGCCGTCGCCGCACGGGCCGGGGTCTCCCGGGCCACGGTGTCCCGCGTCGTCAACGGCGGGGCCGGGGTGCGCGCTCTCCTGGCCGACCGGGTGCGGGAGGCGGTCGCGGAACTCGGCTACGTACCCAACCAGGCGGCCCGGAGCCTGGTCACCCGGCGCAGCGGTGCGGTCGCCGTGATCATCGCCGAACCGGAGTTCCGGGTCTTCTCCGACCCGTTCTTCGAGCGCCAGGTGCGCGGCATCAGCCGTGAACTGGTCGTCCACGACTCTCAGCTGGTGCTGCTGTGGGTCGAGGGCCCGGACGACCACGACCGGATAGCCCGCTACCTCGGCGGCGGCCACGTCGACGGCGCGCTCGCCTTCTCACTCCACGAGAGCGACGAACTCCCCTCGGTGGTGCGGGGTTCGGGAGTGCCCGCGGTGTTCGGGGGCCGCCCCGGCGGGCCCGGCGCCGGATCGGAGCACGCAGTGCCCTACGTGGACTGCGACAACCGGGGCGGGGCCCGCGCGGCGGTGCGCCATCTCGTCGGTCTGGGCCGCACCCGGATCGCGCACATCGCGGGCCCCCAGGACCAGACATCGGCGCTCGACCGGCTCCACGGCTACCGGGACGTGCTGGCGGACGCCGGCCCCGGGCTGACCGTGCAGGGCGACTTCACGGCGCACAGCGGGGAGCAGGCGATGGCCCGGCTGCTGGACGGACCGGGCCCCGCGCCCGACGCCGTCTTCGCCTCGAACGACCTGATGGCCTCGGGGGCGCTGAGGCTGCTGCGCGAGCGCGGGCTGCGAGTGCCGGACGACATCGCGGTGGTCGGCTTCGACGACATGGCCTCCGTGGCGGAGCGCACCGATCCGGCGCTGACGACGGTCCGTCAGGACATCGAGGGCAACGGCCGGCTGATGGTACGGCTGCTGATGGAACTGCTGGACGGGCGGGAGGCGGAATCCGCTCCCCCGGCCTCGGTGATCACACCGACGACGCTGGTACGGCGCGCCTCGGCCTGA